DNA from Podarcis muralis chromosome 13, rPodMur119.hap1.1, whole genome shotgun sequence:
gctttattTCCTATAAAGGAGAGAAACAGCTTGGATAAGTTGATCCATTACAAATAAAACAGCCCCAGAACCCAACTGCTTTGGAAATGCAATATAGTAACAGTATAAGCTGTAAGCATGGcataaccaaaaaacaaaaaaattgtgtTTCCCATTTATTGTGGCAGAACTTTTTATAAGAACAGCcaagttggatcaggccagtgatccATCTAGCATCTACCTTTCTGCTGTCACCAGCCAAATACCTCTGGGATGCTCACAAGCAAGGCTTCTTTTGCTGGTATTCCCTAGCAACCTGCCTTTGACCACAGGCATTTAGCTATTGGGGCTAAATATTGAGTTGttaagccagcgtggtgtagtggttaagagcggtggactcgtaatctggtgaaccaggttcgattccccactcctctatatgcagctgctgggtgaccttgggctagtcacacttctctgaagtctctcagcctcactcacctcacagaatgtttgttgtgggggaggaagggaaaggagaacgttagccactttgagactccttagggtagtgataaagagggatatcaaatccaaactcctcttcctcctcttcttcttaagcGGCCTTGCACTAAATCACATCACCAGCCCAATGAGCCCAGTACAATATACTCCaaggacagggaacctgtggcactccaaatgttgcaggactcccaacttccatcatccctaattGCAACTAATCTGCCCATAATAGCAAAATCTATTCtcccacctcccatcatccctgaccaaaggACGTTCTGGCTGGGACTGTCAGCTGCTGCGAGttccaacacctggaggaccacagcttttcccatccctggtctacTCACTGGCAAAGCTCTTTCCCAGTTCTGCTCCTTGTGGCTGGAGTTGCCAGCAATTGGAGCTCTGCCTTTCCTTTCATGCTAAGGacgggctctgccactgagctacaggccaGGAATGGCATGGACAGCATCTGTGCAAATTCAGCCATGTTCCTGCCACCAGCAACCTTTACAGGCGGTCGACGCTGCGGCCTAATGACGCAACGACGACGCTGAGACTCTCCTCTTGAAAATTCACAGCCCGGCTCGTGCACATGGCTGCCCCTGTCAGTAGGAGAAAGCTACACCCTGTGTGGGACAGCCTTTTTAGTTTTCAAGATGCTGGAGCCAAAGTCAAAGACAATTGCTGGACAAAAGAAAAAATCATAAACGGAGCCTGGGGAGAAAAAGCCTTAGGCTGTGTGAGGCTGCATGGCTGCCTCTGAAGCCGGGTCCCCTTTCCAGGCTGCAGCTGGTCCTTCGCCAGCCGCTTCCCCTTTCCAGGCCCCCATACTGCCTTCCCCAGGGACCGGATCCCCCGCTTTCCACACGGCAATGGCCGTCTCAGCAGACGGTTCCCCCGCTTTCCACGCCGCGGCGGTGACGGCAATAGTCCCCTCGGCGGCAGAGGCGGTGGCAATGCTcggcttctctttccagtcagcGGCGGCCGCGGCCACCCCAATGGCTCCAGGGGCGTCGGTCTGCCCGCCCTTCCAGGCGGTGTGGGTGGTCATGTGGCGCTCCAGCAGCGTGCGGTGGGAGAAGTACTTGTTGCAGATGCAGCACTGGAAGCGCTCTGGGCGGTGTGTGCGCATGTGGACGTTGAGCGAGCTCTTCTGGGTGAAGCGCTTGCAGCAGATGGAGCACTGGAAGGCCCGGACCCCCGTGTGCGTCACCATGTGCTTCAGCAGGTAGTcccgcagggagaaggagcgccaGCAGATGCTGCACTGGTGGGGCTTCTCGCCTGTCACGGGGAGGGAAAAGCACAACGGGTCAGCCAAGAGGACACAGAACCCCCAATGCTGGAACCCGGAAACTGCCCCGTGGCGCTGGACTGAAGGGGACATCCCTCCTTTGGGGATGATGCCCTAAACGGCTTTGGTCCtggtatacctgaaagagtgtctccacccccatcgttcagccaggaccctgcggtccagctccgagggcctttggcagttccctcattgcaagaagtgaaggtacaggaaaccaggcagatggccttctcggcagtggcacccgccctgtggaatgccctcctgtcaaatgtcaaggaaatgaacaactatctaacttagaagacatctgaaggcagcccagtgccggatttacatagaagctaaacaagctatagcttagggcccgactctcttggccccccccaaaaaaatttaaaggaaaaaacacctggatctacatttccaaaatataagataaaataacaaataatacctacatacagcaacagtggcaaatggctttagataactattaggtccataaattaccatatagcaaatattcaacacaaaaaacagtgataatttgttgttgacaaaggacagctggacatataaagggccccattaccttcattagcttagggcctcattaaacctaaatccggccctgcctgtaTCTGGAAGATTTTAATatgtgatgttctgttgtgtATCTTATGTATTATGTTGGAATtctctcagagtggctgggacaatccagtcagatgggcaggatacaagaaataaattattattgttattgttattgttattgttatcgtcatcgtcatcatcatctatGAATCAAATGGCCCAAACATTGTAAGCTGGCCTTGCTGTGAATTTATCTGGCATCTAAGTGTAGGTCTGTATTTATCTCTCTTGGGTACATAGATATTGCAAGCcaggcctgcaacaaaatgttgcagcatgggtGGCTGCTGTTCCGGATTCCAGTGACACACCCTCCCATTTTCTACTTATCCCATACTCCCAACAGTTAGCGTTCTGTGGTCACCAAGCCTACTCTCTGAGCTTTTGGGGCTGCCTCCCTCCTTAAGTTTGTATCCCTGAATATTGTATATCTGCAACCTAGGGGTTGGCATGTGTCTTTGAATCCTATTGCCTCTGGCTTGCCCTGGGTGGAGAACAGAGAGGGCCAGGTGTGTGTACaagctagcctactgtacaaagtgcAATTTGCATTCATGGCTCCACCCACAGTGGCCTCTGGCCCAACCAACCCCTGGAAGGTTTCTCCTGGAAGGGAATACTCCCCTCTAGATGAAAAAGGGTTCCTCGCCCCTACTGTACCCCCAGCAACACCCTCCCAGGAAGCCCCGCCTCATGGTGCCCATTACCAGAATGGATGAACATGTGCTTGGTGTAGTTTTTGCGGGAACTGAAGGTTTTCTGGCAGTGGCTACACTGGTAGGAGGGCTCTGAGCAGCGCGAGGGGCCGGGCTGTTGGCTCTGCTGCTCTCCAGTGCCATGCAGGGGGCCTGTGACCATAGCACCGGGGCTGAGCTGCACCATGTTGCTGGCACCGgcgtcttgctgctgctgcggcggctGTGCCTGGATGCTGTAAAAGCCCTGGGCCACCGCAGCCGGCTGGGGCATGTGGAACTGGAAGATGCTGGTGGTGCTGGTGCCTGTGCTGGCGTTGCTGACCTCCGCCTTGAGCTCCCGTTGGATGCCCAGAGAGGAGACAAAAGTCAAGCCCCCGCTGCCACTATTGCTGCGGGGCGGGAAGGCTGCGGCGCCGCCAGAGGGCCCGCCCAAGTCCTGTTTGAACTCTCCTGCCAAGCTCCTCAGGTTGGAAGCCTCCAAGCTGCAGTCCGAGTGGAACTTCTCCCTGTCCCGAGCGGCGGAAGCTGCCGCCTCTTCGCCGCTTTCCTCCCCCTGCCAGGATGGTATGAAGGACTCTGAAAAGACATCCTGGTTCCCAAAGAAATCCTGGCCCTCGGCAGTGGCGTAATCCAAGTggaggctctccttcctgccGGCCCCGCCGgcactcccagaatcctttgcttcTGCCTCGTCGCTGAAGCCGGCAGGGAAACTTCCGCTCCCGCCACACTCGGGGAAGCAGCTAAGCTTGGCCTCTctttcttccaccaccaccccctcccgGCCTTCCGCACCAACCCCCTCCTCCTCGTCCTTGATGATGACAGGCATCGTCTCGGACAGCTGAAGCCTCACCGGCTGGCGCTGCTTGCGGCTGTGGCAGCTGGGCGTGGCCTCGGCGGGGTGGAGGTACGGGCCCCCCGCCTCCCCATCGCTCATGCCCCCCTCGCAGGCGGCTGCCCTCGCCTCCCtgtgctgggaggaggagaggaggtcgCGCAGCTTGTAGCGCACCTCTGAAGCGCAGAGCAGTTTGGGGGGCTCCAAGTGGGAAGCGTCGAGGTCCCCGGGCCGTGAGATGCTGCCAAGGGCCTCTTTGGGTGGCTGCTCTTGGGGCTTCGCCGGGAGGACCCTGGGAAGGGAGAGGGGCACCGGAGGCGGGGCAGTGGGAGGCTTGGGGCTGCGGCTTTGAGAGATGATCTGGGTGCATTCGTCAATGACCGTCTTGATCTGCAGGATGGAGGCGGCCGTGAGGATCTGCAGCGCTTCTGACTGGGCCACCACCAGAGAGCCGCTGTACATGAACTCCACCAGCTGGCGGACCACCTGGCTGGGAACCACGGGCGGGACCTCGATCTCCGAGTAGCCCAGCAGCAGCTTGTCGTGGAAGAAGGGGCTGCCGGCGGCCAAGACACAGCGGTGAGCACGCAGCGTGGCCTCCTGGATGTGCACTGTCACGTCGCAGAAATGCCCACCCAGGCGCTGCCCGTTCAGCGTCTCCAGGAGGGACTTGCTGAAGTTCTGGAGGTGGATGTAATGGACGGCTTCAGCCATGCTGTCCCGCGTCCCTCACCGGGGCAGCTGGAGATCAAGATCCTTCCGAGGAGCAGCGTGCATCCCACGCGGGATAGTCGAACGGCAGACTCTTCTCATACAAAGCCTGAAAcacaacattattattaattgttgttgttacctGCCCTCCCCCAGAAAAAACCAGTGTACACGCTCGCTGGTATTTAACCCcgagtaaattagcaaaaatgtataggacaagttcaaatgtttgttgggagtgtaaggaaaaggaaggcaccttttatcctatgtggtggaactgcaaagtgataaaggaattctgggaaatgatatacaatgaattgaaaaaaatgtttaagataacctttgttaaaaaaaacagaagcctttctgctaggaattgtaggtgcagaGATACCGAAAAAACTGAAAAGACTTTATGTATGCTATGACAGCTGCAAGGATGGTGCTTGCCCAGAGCTGGAAAGACAACAAGATACCTACTAGGGTGGACTGACAGAAGAAATTATTGGGTGACGCAGAGATGGCAAGATTAACCAGGAAAATcagaaagaccactgtaaacacttgaacttTAGCAGGCTTTAAATAACTCCTGCAATGATAcatagactttggatataatggaggatGGCAAATTAGATGGAATTGTAATATGCAGTTAAAAAGTTATTTAAGAACctgcagaggggaggggggaagttttGGGATTCAGAAGAATCTTGTGCAAAATTCTAATATTTGTAATAACATTATTTGTGTGAATGAACttgtaaaaacaattttaaaattattttaaaaacagtgtaAGCGTATTAAATTTAGAAGGGtgggccctgaaaacacacatctcaggcaTCGAAGGCCTTTGGTATTTGATGACAGCTGTACATCGAAGAAGCGAGACACAGCTCTGTGGGAAAGGAATCCCACAacttaagggctgccacagagaatggggAAAGCTTGgggcaaaacagcaacagcacaCGCTCGGACACGGAGTGCGTATAAGCCAGGCTgccctctaaggagctcagggaAATGCACCCCAACCAGCAACACACCTGGGACTAGTGGAGCAAGCCATCCAAGCAAGTGGTTGATTTGATAGTTTGATCAAGTAAGTCAGTGTCAATACGCAATGCAGTTTGTTTTGAATTAGTAGGTAGCAAGAATGTTACGGATTCGTGCGCAGAGCTATTTTGCAAAAGCGAGATGTGCCagggttttaaagcagagtttcaCCAAAATGCAGAGCAGAAATTGTAATAGAAGGTACAGCTGGTTTCAGGCGCTGCAGAGTGGCTGACATAACAAGACAGCCAAATTGCCTTCCAAATTTCTCTAATGGAGGAGAATCcatggggaaaaaattaaaatcaaaatgACTGCACCTCTACTATTTTTTTTCTACCGGTATTTTGAGAAACGGAGATAAACCACTTGAtcctacacagagagagagatacaacTACCGGTAAGTGTTGTGCATCTGACCACTAGCAGCTCACAATGATAGGCAGGGGAATGGATCCAGGGGGTCTGGGACCCAGTTAAAAGGTCCTGATTCGACAGGAAGAAAATGCTAtcctctggaagctgcagctgggcGCCTCCACCCTCCTTTCACCgggaatcatttcccagaacaacAAAACACCTCTGAGTCCAGGAGCTTTGACACCCGGATAGCTCCACCAGCAGCAATgaactctccccacccacccgtGGTAAGAAATCGGGAGCTGCTGGGCTTCAAATCCGGCCAGAACGCAGCGCATGCAGAagccccgcctccctccaggtgtGCAAAGGTTAATCGGTGGCGAAATGCGctctgtccatgctcagaggcgcCCTCGCCTTCCTCGTGCGCCCTGAGTCGCGCCTCTCCTCCTGCTCCAGAATCCGGGCTCTCCTATTCGGATCAGACCCAGGAGTCCGGGCTCCCCTCCGCTACCTGGGAGCCGAAGGATGCGCCGATACTtgggagcagagggagggagggaggggcggggcAAAGGCCAGGCGGGCGTGGCTTGCGCCCGGGTTGGGGGCGGGGCCCTTCTCACCTGCCGCCTCGGTCTCCCGCCAGGACTGGCCGTGCCGCCTCCGCTGCTTCCTGGCTTCCCTCCCCGCGGCCTCCTTCCGCGCATGTCCCTTTCCTCCCGCCGCTTCCGCGCCGCCCATAGAGAGAAAAAGTCTAGAGGCACACGCGCTCTGTGGCTGTGGGGGGAGGCGGGGAAAAGCACAGCGCACCTGCAAGGAAGCAGATTGAACTCAATGGCTGATAACGGCGAGGTTCAATCcacctgcatattcttgcattgcagggggttgggctagatggccgtcgggggtcccttccaactctgcaatcctacgatttgattttaaatatattttcattaaagatttcttggtttacaaaagcatgTGCAACGTCTCATTTTTCAGATTGCGTTTTCTACAGATCCAAGTTTCATTTGTTGCGAGACATTAGTGTTACGTTCTGCAATCCTACAGTTTGGAGTACCTCGGCTTGGCTGCGCTCATTCGGGGGGTGCGCACGGGGAGCGGCGGTGCTCCGCTTGGCGGAAGCCCAGCGTAGACGCAGAAAGGAAGAGAACGGAAAGCGGCGTGGCGATCTCTCTGCCCGTACTTCCCGCACTGCCATGCCCTACCCATTGGCAATCCCCTGAAACTCGGGATAGCGCGCAGTGGGCCTGAGGTCCAACGAAAGCGGCGCGGGGATCCCTGGCCAGGTTGGAGGGCAGGCAGCTCAGGCCACCGCTGACCATTAAGAACAGAAGGAGAGCCCGGCTGGGTCAGGCCAGCGGCCCCTTCTCACCGTGGTCGACCTGGGGGGAACTAGTGAGTAGGATCCGCGCCCAGGggcattctctctcccctcccgtggTTCCCATCAGCTGGCAACCCCTGGCCGCCTTacttggggctgatggggcttAGTCCTGGTGGTGCATCATCTGGCCTGCACCGCCTTACTTTATCCCTAAATAAGGCGGCATTTCCCCTCGGCTGAAGCCCTATCTCCGCTATTAGCGCTGGATCAGTTACAGGGCCGTCGTAAAACGCCCCCCcaattttccccttcctcccgcGCAACCTGCCAAATTCTGCAGTGCAGGGCGATTTTCCTATAGGCGCACATAGTATACACACAATAACGAGACTACACTGCAGGGTTGTCGTAAAGTCACTGTctgccacattcccccccccccccccacgcagtgAGCTGGAAACAGCGTGAGGTCTCGGTCTCGGATTCTGACTTATTTTCCTTGCGGGCAGATCGATTCCGTTTCCACCCCGCTAGCAAAGAGTAAAAAGGGAGTCAAAAAGTATTCCGGAAGTCCTGGTGTCAAGCAGGGGAAATATCactcttctccttttttaaagtcTATATGTTCGCCGGTCAAATCCGTAGCAAATAAGGGGGAGAAATATAGAGGGGCATCATTGTCTTTTAGACAATTTCCGGGTTCTCCTCGAAGATTACGTCTTCCGGAGCAGCGTTAGCGTATCCCTTCCAAGCAAGATTTTTACATTCATTAGCTCCGATTGGGCACTAGCAAGGTAGCAATCGAGAGAAACGTTTCTTCTCTTTTTAACCCTGGACACTTAAATGTGTGGAATGCATGCATTTGGAGGCGTTTTCTAACAATTTTAGAAACTAACCCACCAGATGCAAATTCCAAGCCTCCCCATGTTATATGTTGGGGAAACTGAAGTTAGGAGAGAGGAACTCGTGCTTGATGGCAATAGCCCAATGCCAGTATTGCAAGTTCCTAGTCAGGTTAAGGTTAACCTTGTAATGTAGTCGAGTGGTTTGGATTATTT
Protein-coding regions in this window:
- the ZBTB45 gene encoding zinc finger and BTB domain-containing protein 45, with the translated sequence MAEAVHYIHLQNFSKSLLETLNGQRLGGHFCDVTVHIQEATLRAHRCVLAAGSPFFHDKLLLGYSEIEVPPVVPSQVVRQLVEFMYSGSLVVAQSEALQILTAASILQIKTVIDECTQIISQSRSPKPPTAPPPVPLSLPRVLPAKPQEQPPKEALGSISRPGDLDASHLEPPKLLCASEVRYKLRDLLSSSQHREARAAACEGGMSDGEAGGPYLHPAEATPSCHSRKQRQPVRLQLSETMPVIIKDEEEGVGAEGREGVVVEEREAKLSCFPECGGSGSFPAGFSDEAEAKDSGSAGGAGRKESLHLDYATAEGQDFFGNQDVFSESFIPSWQGEESGEEAAASAARDREKFHSDCSLEASNLRSLAGEFKQDLGGPSGGAAAFPPRSNSGSGGLTFVSSLGIQRELKAEVSNASTGTSTTSIFQFHMPQPAAVAQGFYSIQAQPPQQQQDAGASNMVQLSPGAMVTGPLHGTGEQQSQQPGPSRCSEPSYQCSHCQKTFSSRKNYTKHMFIHSGEKPHQCSICWRSFSLRDYLLKHMVTHTGVRAFQCSICCKRFTQKSSLNVHMRTHRPERFQCCICNKYFSHRTLLERHMTTHTAWKGGQTDAPGAIGVAAAAADWKEKPSIATASAAEGTIAVTAAAWKAGEPSAETAIAVWKAGDPVPGEGSMGAWKGEAAGEGPAAAWKGDPASEAAMQPHTA